A genomic segment from Vidua macroura isolate BioBank_ID:100142 chromosome Z, ASM2450914v1, whole genome shotgun sequence encodes:
- the DMGDH gene encoding dimethylglycine dehydrogenase, mitochondrial isoform X2, with translation MSAVLRGALRRLQPPHRPGPLGAQGRKEASSPSLGKDRADTVIIGGGCVGVSLAYHLAKAGLKDVVLLEKSELTAGSTWHAAGLTTYFHPGINLKKIHAYSIKLYEKLEEETGQPVGFHQPGSIRIASTPTRVDEFKYQMTRAGWHPTEQYLITPEKVQELFPLLNMDKVLAGLYNPGDGHIDPYSLTMALAAGARKYGAQLNYPVQVTNLNSRSDGTWEVETPLGIIQAKRIVNTAGFWARDIGKMIGLQHPLIPVHHQYVVTSTVPEVKALKKELPVIRDLEGSYYLRQERDGLLFGPYESEEKMKLQESWVTNGVPPGFGKELFESDLDRIMEHIEAAMEMVPVLRKADIINTIAGPITYSPDILPMVGPHQGVRNYWVAIGFGYGIIHAGGMGKYLSDWILEGEPPFDLIEVDPNRYGKWTTTEYTAAKARESYGFNNIVGYPKEERFAGRPTERTSGLYNLLKSKCSMGFHAGWEQPHWFYKLGDETGYRPSFRRTNWFDPVGREYKQVMEKVGVIDLSPFGKFKVKGTDSVKLLDHLFANVVPKVGSTNISHMLTPRGKVYAELTVSQLFPGEFMLVTGSGSELHDLRWIEEKITRGGYKVEIENKTDEMGVLSVAGPYARQVLQKLTNEDLSDASFKFLQCRHLKLSNIAVTAIRISYTGELGWELYHRKEDSVPLYSAIMEAGQKEGIDNFGTYALNALRLEKGFRAWGAEMNCDTNPLEAGLEYFVKLNKVIGNTTSGCFSYGSQQSLAFAYVPMELSKVGQKLEVELLGKNYPATIIQEPLVLTEPTRMRLQRKGESPKI, from the exons ATGAGCGCGGTGCTGCGGGGAGCCCTGCGGCGGCTGCAGCCCCCGCACCGGCCCGGGCCCCTCGGCGCCCAGGGGCG taaagaAGCCTCATCTCCTTCCTTAGGGAAAGACAGAGCAGATACAGTGATCATTGGAGGTGGTTGTGTTGGTGTGAGTCTAGCCTATCACTTGGCTAAAGCTGGCTTGAAGGATGTTGTTCTGCTAGAAAAATCTGAGCTCACTGCAGGATCTACCTGGCATGCA GCTGGTTTAACTACTTATTTTCATCCTGGAATAAACCTGAAGAAAATCCATGCTTACAGCATCAAACTCTATGaaaagctggaagaagagacGGGACAG CCTGTGGGGTTTCATCAGCCTGGCAGTATCAGAATTGCTTCAACTCCTACTAGGGTGGATGAATTCAAATACCAAATGACTCGTGCTGGTTGGCACCCAACAGAGCAATATTTAATCACGCCTGAGAAAGTGCAAGAGCTATTTCCCTTATTGAATATGGATAAG GTTTTAGCTGGCCTGTATAACCCTGGAGATGGTCATATTGATCCTTATTCTCTAACTATGGCcttggctgcaggagccagaaAATATGGTGCTCAATTAAATTATCCTGTGCAAGTGACTAATCTGAACTCCCGATCGGATGGGACGTGGGAAGTTGAAACTCCACTTGGAATAATCCAAGCAAAGAGAATTGTGAATACTGCAG gcTTCTGGGCCCGTGACATAGGCAAGATGATTGGCCTGCAGCACCCTCTCATACCTGTTCATCATCAGTATGTTGTAACATCAACTGTCCCTGAAGTGAAAGCCCTAAAAAAAGAATTGCCTGTGATTCGTGACTTAGAAGGATCATATTATCTAAGGCAAGAAAGGGATGGTCTTTTATTTGGTCCATACGAAAGTGAGGAGAAAATGAAGCTGCAAGAGTCATGGGTAACAAATGGAGTTCCAccag GATTTGGAAAAGAACTTTTTGAGTCTGATTTAGACAGAATAATGGAGCATATTGAGGCTGCTATGGAAATGGTCCCTGTTTTGAGAAAAGCAGACATCATAAACACAATTGCAGGTCCTATCACCTATTCTCCAGACATTCTTCCTATGGTAGGACCACATCAGGGTGTCAGAAATTACTGGGTAGCTATTGGTTTCGG gtATGGCATTATACATGCTGGTGGCATGGGAAAGTACCTCAGTGACTGGATCCTTGAAGGTGAACCTCCATTTGACCTGATAGAAGTAGATCCAAACCGCTATGGAAAGTGGACCACTACAGAATACACAGCAGCCAAAGCAAGAGAATCTTATGGCTTTAATAACATTG TTGGCTACCCTAAAGAAGAAAGATTTGCTGGGAGACCAACAGAGAGAACCAGTGGGCTGTATAATTTGCTTAAGTCAAAATGTTCAATGGGATTCCATGCAGGATGGGAGCAACCTCATTGGTTCTATAAACTTGGAGATGAGACTGGATACAG ACCCAGTTTTCGGCGCACAAATTGGTTTGACCCTGTGGGTCGTGAGTACAAACAAGTTATGGAAAAAGTTGGTGTGATTGACCTGTCACCATTTGGCAAGTTTAAAGTAAAAGGCACAGATTCTGTTAAACTGCTTGATCATCTATTTGCAAATGTTGTTCCAAAG GTGGGTTCCACAAATATAAGCCATATGTTAACACCAAGAGGAAAAGTTTATGCTGAGCTAACTGTCTCTCAACTGTTTCCTGGAGAATTCATGCTTGTGACTGGGTCAGGGTCAGAACTCCATGATCTGAG ATGGATAGAAGAGAAAATAACAAGAGGTGGATACAAGGTTGAAATAGAAAACAAGACAGATGAGATGGGAGTACTTAGTGTAGCAGGTCCATATGCACGACAGGTCCTCCAGAAATTGACAAATGAAGACCTAAGTGATGCTTCATTTAAGTTTCTCCAGTGTAGACATCTGAAACTTTCCAATATTGCTGTTACTGCCATTAGGATATCTTACACAG GTGAATTGGGCTGGGAGCTCTACCATAGAAAAGAAGATTCTGTACCTCTTTACAGTGCAATCATGGAAGCTGGCCAAAAAGAGGGAATTGATAACTTTGGAACATATGCTCTAAATGCtttgaggctggaaaagggtTTCCgagcctggggagcagag ATGAACTGTGACACTAATCCCTTGGAAGCTGGACTGGAGTATTTTGTAAAGCTAAACAAG